Proteins encoded by one window of Lycium barbarum isolate Lr01 chromosome 11, ASM1917538v2, whole genome shotgun sequence:
- the LOC132617751 gene encoding protein EXPRESSION OF TERPENOIDS 1-like — MAGFFSLGGREETSDQEHHHQETTNWFLYKNHDQELPAYKGFELWQQQQQPSDHGQQNYQIPNPIINPFGLDIGPSDHHHGPNSRSAANFMMMRSSRSSSTISCQDCGNQAKKDCQHMRCRTCCKSRGFQCTTHVKSTWIPAAKRKERQQQLASLQQEQDNNPKRQKDDPISGSSLVCTRLPSNNNTGLEVGNFPSKVNSTAVFQRVRMSSIDETEDQIAYQAAVNIGGHIFKGLLYDQGDQYNYINNAGDSSSGGDPVPHQHNLIGVAGTATSAANNEAVSGGDVAMAEESHFLEPSLYSAPLINTFMAGTQFFPPPRS, encoded by the exons ATGGCTGGGTTCTTTTCACTAGGAGGAAGAGAAGAAACAAGCGACCAAGAGCATCACCATCAAGAAACCACTAATTGGTTCTTGTACAAAAATCATGATCAAGAACTACCCGCATACAAAGGCTTCGAACTatggcaacaacaacaacaaccatccgatCACGGCCAACAAAATTACCAAATCCCAAACCCGATTATTAATCCATTTGGATTAGATATTGGGCCTAGTGATCATCATCATGGGCCTAATTCAAGATCTGCTGCTAATTTTATGATGATGAGAAGTAGTCGTAGTAGTAGTACGATTAGTTGCCAAGATTGTGGGAACCAAGCAAAGAAAGATTGTCAACATATGAGATGTAGGACTTGTTGTAAGAGCAGAGGTTTTCAGTGTACAACACATGTGAAAAGTACTTGGATTCCAGCTGCTAAAAGGAAAGAAAGACAACAACAGCTTGCTTCTTTGCAACAAGAACAAGATAATAACCCCAAAAGGCAAAAAGATGATCCAATTAGTGGTTCTTCTCTTGTTTGCACTCGTTTACCTTCTAATAATAATACTG ggttaGAAGTGGGAAACTTTCCATCAAAAGTAAATTCAACGGCTGTGTTTCAACGTGTTCGCATGAGCTCAATTGATGAAACTGAGGATCAAATAGCATATCAAGCAGCTGTTAATATTGGCGGACATATATTCAAGGGACTCTTATATGATCAAGGCGATCAGTACAACTATATAAATAATGCTGGTGACAGCTCATCTGGTGGAGATCCAGTGCCACATCAGCATAACCTTATTGGAGTTGCAGGCACCGCCACATCAGCAGCCAATAACGAGGCTGTAAGTGGCGGTGATGTTGCGATGGCTGAGGAGTCACATTTTCTAGAACCTTCTCTATATTCTGCTCCTCTAATTAACACTTTCATGGCTGGTACGCAATTCTTTCCACCTCCAAGATCTTGA